Proteins encoded within one genomic window of Thunnus maccoyii chromosome 22, fThuMac1.1, whole genome shotgun sequence:
- the LOC121889317 gene encoding zinc finger protein 24, producing MAAEDTFDYKKVKEAILAKYEINVEVYRQRFREPDIRPNENPREFYNRLKDLYDKWIQPEKRTKEQVGEIFILEQFYCSLSPELRVWRKGIQSQHGKQLNWWRPSWQPDRGPRATT from the coding sequence ATGGCAGCAGAGGACACGTTTGACTACAAGAAGGTCAAAGAGGCCATCCTTGCCAAATATGAAATCAATGTTGAAGTCTATCGGCAGAGGTTCAGGGAACCTGATATTCGACCTAATGAGAACCCGAGAGAGTTCTACAATCGACTTAAAGACTTGTATGACAAGTGGATCCAACCAGAGAAGAGGACCAAGGAGCAGGTTGGGGAGATCTTCATTCTGGAGCAATTCTACTGCTCCCTCTCCCCAGAGCTCAGAGTGTGGAGGAAAGGAATCCAGAGTCAGCATGGGAAGCAGCTCAACTGGTGGAGACCTTCCTGGCAGCCTGACAGGGGTCCAAGAGCTACCACTTAG